The DNA sequence ttttttcatttgtgGTGTatcgattaataaaaaaattcttcCTAAAAGTCTtacagttaatttatttttgtaattatccATAAATAAATCGTGTTTAACCCTAGTTTCTAttgtgtcatatttattttgaatatccTAGCCCAAATGAAtcgaaaaaacatttataaaacgCTAATAATTGAAAAATCATCGCCTTTTTTTTGTGTTCCCCTAATTTTGCCGGTGTGTGTATTTCAGCATTAATGCCTGGTTTCATGCGGAATGAACTGAGAACTTTTTGCAAACAACGTTTTGAcggtaatataaacattttcttcaaaAGATTATATGATTTCGGACTTTGTTTATAGATGGACAAGgccattattttttcatttgtgGTGTATCGTCTTCCTCTTGGTCTCTTAGTGCCCTTCAATTGCAATTTCATAAAAAGGATGATGCAAATCTTTGTATGGAATCTGGTACCCGGTCCAATAGTGATGTGTGATATGTCGTTGGTAAGGTACTATCTTCTAGAACAGTGGTTCTTAACCTTTTTGTCATGACGGCCCATTTCACCAAATGTTTGCTTTGCCGCGGCCCACCTAGGTGGTTTACCTAATAGCTATCTAAttctaaactatactaaaatatCGAAATTAAAGGTTATGTGATAAAGAAAACTAATACAATTTAGTACTCGGTATTTATTCTGGAAAACTCGGaaacttaaaatttaatgagATTTTTGTGGTTGCATATTCTTAACTAACTTCTGTATTCTCGGTTCCGTGTTACTGATCGCCAATCGCATGTCGGCAGAGGCGTCTAACCGGTTCCGATgcttgtttttaataattagaaGCGTCGAAAACCCCTGCTCGCATAGATATGTGGATGAAAATAAAGTTAGGTAACGGATTGCAATGTCTCGAACCTTCGGGAAAGATAATGCTTTTTGAGTCCAAAAATCTTCAATATTTACTCCTGATTCGAAGGTATCTTTCAAATTCGTGTCATGCTGCAATTCAATCACCTCTTCTTGAATTTCATCAGCGACTTCGGAAACGTTAACAATGAAAGGATTCCTAATCAGTTTTTGAATACTTTTGTCCTCACATTCAGGAAAATAGCGATTGAACTCACTTTTTAAAGTAGTCAAATGGAGCATAATATTCTTCTGAATTTCTTCTTTAATGTCTGCGCCTTGTCTGTTAATGATTTGGTTGAGCGTATCAAACGcagaaaagttatttttttcgaCCTTATTGGTCCATAGCTCTATTTTAGCAATAAACGCCCTAATTTTATCTTCATATGCAAATATGTTGCTCATGCCTTGCAACTTCAAATTTCCTGATCCTTGCAGTTGCaggttcaatttatttatttgtgcaaAAAAGTCGACCAGATAAGCAAAACGTATTTCATATTTGGGATCACAGAACTGATCTAGCAACTCTTTATTTTCCTTGTTAGTTAAGAATATTTTGACTTCCTCTCTTAGTTCATACAACCTAGCCAGCATGTTTCCTTTTGAAAGCCAGCGAACTTCTGTGTGAAAAAGCAGAGTTTCGTGTTCAGAGTTCATGTCAGAACACAACTGCTTGAATAGACGAGTATTGAGTGCGCTCTTCTTAATATAGTTAACTACTTTTATAGCTGTCTTCAGAGCCAAGGTAAAATATTCCGGGAGCGTTTTGGCAGCTAATGCTTGACGGTGAATAACGCAGTGCGTCGTAATTGCGGATGGATTTTTGGTTTTTACCAATGTAGCAAGTCCAGAGCGAGAACCAAGCATAGCAGGAGCACCGTCAGTACAAAGCCCGGCAAGCCTTTCCCACATAAGTCCATGTTTCTCAATATATTGACTTATTGCATGCATAACATCTGCACCTTGAGACGTTGTTTCAAGCTcctgagaaaataataattcttctaTAAACTTATTATCGTCCTCCAAAAATCGAATAAATACAAGTAATTGACAGCATTGCGAAACATCGGTAGACTCATCGCATTGTAATGCAAAATAAGGGCTGTTTTTAATCTTGTCAATAACTTGGTCTTCAATATCATTTGACATTTTTAGAATGCGCGACTTAACTGTGTCATTAGAAAGCGGTATTTCACgaattttctttaccgcttcCGCGCCTAAAAGCTCTTCTGCAACTTTGAGCATACAGGGCTTTATTAAAGACTCGCCGATTGTGTGTGCTTTTTTCGATTTGGCAATCAATTTTGAAACTTCGAATGATGCAGATAATGTCTTTTCCGACGTTGCGTAACTTGTTCCACTGGGTccaattttcatttttttaagatttgctAGTTTGCCTTCAAAGAATTCTCGCGGACGGTCACAAAACTTCGGATGCACGGTCTTCATATGACGTTCCAACTTATTCGGCTTTAAAGCTTCATTGGAAAGAACAACTGCGCATAAAACGCACTGCGGTCTAGTTTCTCCATTAACTTCTATTGAAGTAAAGCCCAGCTTAATATAGTTGTCATCGTATTTTCTTTTCGGTGGCATTTTTCTGAAACCGAAGTTTCAATCTTAATACGGGCGGGACAAAAAGTGCGATTTTttgacaataacaaacaaaaactatcTTCGTACCTACGTTATGtactttattacaaagatattatttttcgaAATAACTTCAGtaagaaagatttttttatttgagttgGCACATCTTAATGTGCCAACTCAAAACGGCACTAAAATCTGCGTTGTtgcaatttaataaattttgagaTAATTACTACTGCAGAATATGAAATAACACTATGAGattatagaattttattattacctattactttcatcacaaaacattaaataactcGGAAACTAAAACCTGTTTTTCACGCGGAACGTCACTTACCTGTATTGTgccaattttcaaataaaatgcatTGTCAAAGCAGTGAAATAAGCCTCAATTAAAAAGTTGTATGATTTAAATTCGAACAAACAAACCTACCTaccaacacacaaacaaaacaagtcAAATATGACTCTTTTTAATTGTTCATTCAAACCTAACTTAACCTACAAAAATACCTAAAGATTTTCCTTTTTATGATAATAGGgtatatgcatgtattttttaaatgtttttaaatggtaatttacatcattatataaatgttaaaaaaaaccagcaccaaaaaaaaaaaggaattcgggtaaaaaaagcagttttaaaataatagattcgtaACTGCATTTTAAACGACCGTCATTTTGGCGCGCTCGcgtgacgtcaaagtctataataacagttgaaactgca is a window from the Spodoptera frugiperda isolate SF20-4 chromosome 10, AGI-APGP_CSIRO_Sfru_2.0, whole genome shotgun sequence genome containing:
- the LOC118277417 gene encoding SCAN domain-containing protein 3 — its product is MPPKRKYDDNYIKLGFTSIEVNGETRPQCVLCAVVLSNEALKPNKLERHMKTVHPKFCDRPREFFEGKLANLKKMKIGPSGTSYATSEKTLSASFEVSKLIAKSKKAHTIGESLIKPCMLKVAEELLGAEAVKKIREIPLSNDTVKSRILKMSNDIEDQVIDKIKNSPYFALQCDESTDVSQCCQLLVFIRFLEDDNKFIEELLFSQELETTSQGADVMHAISQYIEKHGLMWERLAGLCTDGAPAMLGSRSGLATLVKTKNPSAITTHCVIHRQALAAKTLPEYFTLALKTAIKVVNYIKKSALNTRLFKQLCSDMNSEHETLLFHTEVRWLSKGNMLARLYELREEVKIFLTNKENKELLDQFCDPKYEIRFAYLVDFFAQINKLNLQLQGSGNLKLQGMSNIFAYEDKIRAFIAKIELWTNKVEKNNFSAFDTLNQIINRQGADIKEEIQKNIMLHLTTLKSEFNRYFPECEDKSIQKLIRNPFIVNVSEVADEIQEEVIELQHDTNLKDTFESGVNIEDFWTQKALSFPKVRDIAIRYLTLFSSTYLCEQGFSTLLIIKNKHRNRLDASADMRLAISNTEPRIQKLVKNMQPQKSH